A section of the Camelus ferus isolate YT-003-E chromosome 33, BCGSAC_Cfer_1.0, whole genome shotgun sequence genome encodes:
- the LOC102515614 gene encoding LOW QUALITY PROTEIN: olfactory receptor 151 (The sequence of the model RefSeq protein was modified relative to this genomic sequence to represent the inferred CDS: deleted 2 bases in 2 codons) yields the protein MAAENHSAVTEFILGGLTNRPELQLPLFLLFLGIYFVTMIGNLGVITLICLNAQLHTPMYFFLSNLSFVDLCYSSVITPKMLVNFVSEKNTISYAGCMSQLYFFLVFVIAECYMLTVMAYDRYVAICRPLLYNIIMTHGVCSPLVAVVYAMGLIGSTIETVLMLKLPYCEHFISYYFCDVVSLLKLSCSSTYDIEVTTFFLAGFNIVVTSLTIFVSYAFILSSILGIHSTKGRSKAFSTCSSHLAAVGLFYGSTMFLYLKPSADNSLAQETVVSLFYTTVIPMLNPLIYSLRNKEVKAAMQKTLRRRFFGCKCHYSFSG from the exons ATGGCTGCAGAAAATCACTCTGCAGTGACAGAGTTCATTCTTGGAGGTTTAACAAATCGGCCAGAGCTCCagctccccctcttcctcctcttccttgggATCTACTTC GTCACCATGATAGGGAATCTGGGCGTGATAACGCTGATTTGTCTGAATGCTCAGcttcacacccccatgtacttcttcctcagcaATCTGTCGTTCGTGGATCTCTGCTACTCCTCTGTCATTACCCCAAAAATGCTGGTGAACTTTGTGTCAGAGAAGAACACCATCTCCTAC GCAGGGTGCATGTCCCAGCTCTACTTCTTCCTTGTGTTTGTCATTGCTGAGTGTTACATGCTGACAGTGATGGCTTATGATCGCTATGTCGCCATCTGCAGACCTTTGCTTTACAACATTATCATGACTCATGGAGTCTGCTCCCCGCTGGTGGCTGTGGTCTACGCAATGGGGCTCATTGGCTCAACCATAGAGACAGTCCTCATGTTGAAACTGCCCTATTGTGAGCACTTCATCAGTTATTACTTCTGTGACGTCGTCTCACTCCTGAAGCTCTCCTGCTCCAGCACCTATGACATTGAGGTGACAACTTTCTTTTTGGCTGGATTCAACATTGTGGTCACCAGCTTAACAATCTTTGTTTCCTATGCCTTCATCCTGTCCAGCATCCTCGGCATCCACTCCACAAAGGGAAGGTCCAAAGCCTTCAGCACCTGCAGCTCCCATCTTGCAGCTGTGGGATTGTTTTATGGATCTACCATGTTCCTGTACTTAAAACCCTCTGCAGACAATTCCCTGGCCCAGGAGACTGTGGTCTCTCTGTTCTACACCACAGTGATCCCCATGCTGAACCCTCTAATCTACAGTTTGAGGAATAAGGAGGTAAAGGCTGCCATGCAGAAAACCCTAAGGAGAAGATTCTTTGGttgcaaatgtcattattctTTCTCAGGTTGA